The Ananas comosus cultivar F153 linkage group 7, ASM154086v1, whole genome shotgun sequence genome has a window encoding:
- the LOC109712317 gene encoding uncharacterized protein LOC109712317 isoform X2, with protein MGDARKKPNPASSSSGETLIEGRRPLRCIVKLGGAAITRKNELESINEESLGSVCAQLREAMASSSIGSASPPPRGISMDWSRRSGDRILPVSVDDFGEHSAVDFDNNFVIVHGAGSFGHFQASTSGVHKGGLHLPLVKAGFVATRISVTSLNLEIVRALAREGIPSVGMSPFACGWSTQKRNVASADAAQIIHSLSAGFVPVLHGDAVLDHLQTDVLGVYDRPPSDPNAILLREIVVDEDGSWSVLKPTLEQLKKEVEITVAAHDTTGGMETKISEAAVIARLGIDVYITKAGTEHSLIALKGQVDNDTEDWLGTVIRSSKHAPLSA; from the exons ATGGGCGACGCGCGGAAGAAGCCGAATCCAGCCTCCTCTTCCTCGGGCGAAACCCTAATCGAAGGGCGCAGGCCCCTGCGATGCATCGTCAAGctcg GTGGGGCGGCGATCACGCGTAAGAACGAGTTGGAGAGCATAAACGAGGAGAGTCTTGGATCGGTTTGTGCTCAGCTGAGAGAGGCCATGGCGTCGTCCTCAATCGGAAGTgcttcgccgccgccgagggGAATTAGCATGGATTGGAGTAGGCGGAGCGGAGATCGAATTCTTCCGGTGAGCGTCGATGACTTTGGAGAGCACAGTGCCGTAGATTTTGATAACAATTTCGTCATCGTCCACGGAGCAG gttctTTTGGACACTTTCAAGCTAGTACATCTGGGGTCCATAAAGGAGGATTGCATTTGCCTCTTGTCAAGGCAGGCTTTGTTGCTACACGGATTTCT GTGACATCGCTCAACCTTGAAATTGTGAGAGCACTAGCACGAG AAGGAATACCATCTGTTGGAATGTCGCCATTTGCTTGTGGATGGTCTACGCAGAAAAGAAAT GTTGCTTCAGCTGATGCTGCTCAAATTATCCATTCGCTCTCTGCTGGTTTTGTACCT GTTCTGCATGGAGATGCTGTATTGGACCACTTGCAG ACGGATGTCCTTGGAGTGTATGACCGCCCACCATCCGACCCGAATGCCATACTTCTCAGAGAGATAG TGGTAGATGAAGATGGGAGTTGGTCTGTCCTCAAACCTACATTAGAACAACTTAAAAAGGAAG TTGAGATCACCGTGGCGGCCCATGACACAACTGGAGGAATGGAGACCAAAATATCCGAAGCTGCAGTGATTGCGAGGCTTGGAATTGATGTCTATATTACGAAG GCTGGCACGGAGCACTCCCTGATAGCTTTGAAGGGGCAGGTGGATAACGATACTGAGGATTGGCTGGGAACTGTAATACGTTCTTCCAAGCACGCCCCCCTATCCGCATGA
- the LOC109712317 gene encoding uncharacterized protein LOC109712317 isoform X1, which translates to MGDARKKPNPASSSSGETLIEGRRPLRCIVKLGGAAITRKNELESINEESLGSVCAQLREAMASSSIGSASPPPRGISMDWSRRSGDRILPVSVDDFGEHSAVDFDNNFVIVHGAGSFGHFQASTSGVHKGGLHLPLVKAGFVATRISVTSLNLEIVRALAREGIPSVGMSPFACGWSTQKRNVASADAAQIIHSLSAGFVPVLHGDAVLDHLQGCTILSGDVIIRHLAQLLMPKYVVFLTDVLGVYDRPPSDPNAILLREIVVDEDGSWSVLKPTLEQLKKEVEITVAAHDTTGGMETKISEAAVIARLGIDVYITKAGTEHSLIALKGQVDNDTEDWLGTVIRSSKHAPLSA; encoded by the exons ATGGGCGACGCGCGGAAGAAGCCGAATCCAGCCTCCTCTTCCTCGGGCGAAACCCTAATCGAAGGGCGCAGGCCCCTGCGATGCATCGTCAAGctcg GTGGGGCGGCGATCACGCGTAAGAACGAGTTGGAGAGCATAAACGAGGAGAGTCTTGGATCGGTTTGTGCTCAGCTGAGAGAGGCCATGGCGTCGTCCTCAATCGGAAGTgcttcgccgccgccgagggGAATTAGCATGGATTGGAGTAGGCGGAGCGGAGATCGAATTCTTCCGGTGAGCGTCGATGACTTTGGAGAGCACAGTGCCGTAGATTTTGATAACAATTTCGTCATCGTCCACGGAGCAG gttctTTTGGACACTTTCAAGCTAGTACATCTGGGGTCCATAAAGGAGGATTGCATTTGCCTCTTGTCAAGGCAGGCTTTGTTGCTACACGGATTTCT GTGACATCGCTCAACCTTGAAATTGTGAGAGCACTAGCACGAG AAGGAATACCATCTGTTGGAATGTCGCCATTTGCTTGTGGATGGTCTACGCAGAAAAGAAAT GTTGCTTCAGCTGATGCTGCTCAAATTATCCATTCGCTCTCTGCTGGTTTTGTACCT GTTCTGCATGGAGATGCTGTATTGGACCACTTGCAG GGATGTACCATATTGAGCGGGGATGTGATTATACGTCATCTTGCACAGCTATTAATGCCCAAATACGTTGTTTTTCTG ACGGATGTCCTTGGAGTGTATGACCGCCCACCATCCGACCCGAATGCCATACTTCTCAGAGAGATAG TGGTAGATGAAGATGGGAGTTGGTCTGTCCTCAAACCTACATTAGAACAACTTAAAAAGGAAG TTGAGATCACCGTGGCGGCCCATGACACAACTGGAGGAATGGAGACCAAAATATCCGAAGCTGCAGTGATTGCGAGGCTTGGAATTGATGTCTATATTACGAAG GCTGGCACGGAGCACTCCCTGATAGCTTTGAAGGGGCAGGTGGATAACGATACTGAGGATTGGCTGGGAACTGTAATACGTTCTTCCAAGCACGCCCCCCTATCCGCATGA